From a region of the Salinispira pacifica genome:
- a CDS encoding HEAT repeat domain-containing protein gives MKVLKGLLPLVLIFLFVVSGLSAQEEDSGSLTIEELYLSSDIEIQLIRSQAVSENRDNKILALQTIRQMLDDGRVTQNDQAVVVVLESLAGEGVTKTVRSGGRVVNNYPEVRRQAVQLLGQIGGERAQEILFDVVDDDPEPMVLSEAVYALGVIGSNENMRTTLYLADVLDRNTARVNPDNNLAFASLLSLEKLMRSEEGIADPDVLASLLDVVGGNYIQTVRLKALDVIEQLREMGR, from the coding sequence ATGAAGGTATTGAAGGGATTGCTTCCTCTCGTCCTGATCTTCCTTTTTGTTGTTTCCGGGCTGAGTGCCCAGGAAGAGGACAGCGGTTCTCTTACCATTGAGGAATTGTATTTAAGTTCAGATATTGAGATTCAGCTGATTCGCAGTCAGGCCGTCTCCGAAAACCGGGATAACAAGATTCTGGCTCTCCAGACCATCCGCCAAATGCTGGATGACGGCAGAGTCACCCAAAACGACCAGGCAGTTGTTGTGGTTCTTGAGTCCCTGGCCGGCGAAGGAGTTACAAAAACCGTTCGCTCCGGAGGGCGGGTAGTGAATAACTATCCTGAAGTGCGTCGTCAGGCCGTACAGCTGCTTGGGCAGATCGGCGGTGAACGGGCGCAGGAGATTCTGTTCGATGTTGTTGATGATGATCCCGAGCCCATGGTTCTTTCCGAAGCGGTATATGCTCTGGGTGTTATCGGAAGCAATGAAAATATGCGTACTACCCTGTATCTTGCAGATGTACTGGACAGGAACACCGCACGGGTGAATCCCGACAATAATCTGGCGTTCGCCAGCCTTCTGTCTCTGGAAAAGCTTATGCGGTCAGAGGAAGGCATCGCCGATCCGGATGTTCTGGCATCTCTTCTGGACGTGGTTGGAGGGAACTACATTCAGACTGTTCGTC